The following nucleotide sequence is from Nitrosopumilus adriaticus.
AGATAACAGTATTGAAACTAGGATTACAACAGACAAAGGAGAATTACACTTACAAGAATACTGGGTAAAGCATAGGGGAAAAGATCCAGTTTTAGGAATCCAATATATCGGGGCCGATAAAGCACGACCAAACCCAGAAGCAGTAAATGCAATCCATGATGCAGACATGGTTATTTTGGCTCCAGGAAATCCACTTACATCAATTGGGCCAATGTTACAGATTAAAGGCATTAGAAAAGAATTATCAAAAATTAAGAAAAAAGTTGTTGCAGTAAGTCCACTAATTGGAGAGAATGCAATAAGCGGACCCGCAGCAAAATACATGCAAGCAGCAGGAATTGAATCTAATGCTTATGGATTGGCAAAAATGTATTCAGATGTATGCTCCAACATAATCTTAGATTCAAAAGACAGATTACTTACAAAGAAAATTCAAAGTTTAGACATGAGAGTTTTTGAAACTAAAATCACTATGAAAAATAAATTAGCTGAAGACGCATTAGCAAATTTCATTTTAAAACAAGTCCACGTTTAATTTGAAAATAGCTGCAATAATACCTGTAAAAACTTTCTCCAATGCAAAGACACGTTTAGATTTATCTCCAGCAAAAATTGAAAATTTGTGTGAGATAATGCTAGAAGAAATTCTACATACAATTTCAATTTCCCCTCAAATTGATAAAACAATCATAGTGACAAAAGAAGAAAAAGCAATTGAGATTGGAAAAAAATTCAACGCAGTAGTATTGATTGATGAAAAAGAGGAAAGTGTCAATAGTGCAGTATCAATTGCAGACAAATACCTTTTAGAAAACAAATATGATGCATCCATTGTATTCCCTCAAGACATCCCATACATCAAAACACAAGATATTGATTTTATGTTAAACTACAAAGCACCACCTAATTTTGCAATAATTATTCCTTCAAGAAGATTTGATGGAACAAATGCCCTTGCAAGAATGCCAATTGATTTAATGGAAACCCATTATGATGAAGATAGTTACAAAATCCATATGAATACCGCAAAAGAGCACACGCTAAATGTTGCAATGGTTTTCGTTAAAAGAATAATGTGGGATGTAGACAATATAGAAGATTTGAAATTTTTATTAGAACAAAACGAAAAACCACATATCGCAGAAAAAATTAAAAAAATCCTAGAGATTAATTGAAAATATTATTTTCCTAAGATCAAAAAAACCAGTTGAGATCACCAACAAACTTATAAACAATAATTTAGAAAATTTTAAATAGTATCATTAAAGGTTTTGTGAGAAATAAAGATGGTTAAAAAAGTAAATCCAAAAGACAGATGCCCAAGATGCGGGCAAGGAACAGTTGTTACAGATGCCAATACAGGGGAGAATTTTTGTGGAAAATGTGGATTTGTAATTACAGATAAAGTTGAAGAGTCAGGACCAGAATGGAGATCATTTTCAAATGAAGGTGAAAACAAAAGCAGGGCAGGAGTTCCAACATCACTGGCAATGCACGATATGGGTCTAGCCACGGTAATCAATCCACAAAATCGAGATGCAACAGGAAAACCATTAACTGCTTCAATGAAGAGCACAATTGAGAGATTAAGAACTTGGGATAGCAGAAGTCAAGTTCATGAGCCAGTGGATAGAAATTTCAGACAAGCGTTTAGTGAATTGGACAGATTGAAAGACAAGCTTGCAGTAGGGGACGCAGTAATTGAAAAAGCAGCATACATTTACAGAAAAGCATTAGAGAAGGGCCTGGTAAGAGGACGCTCAATTTCAGCATTAATCGCATCTGCACTTTATGCAGCATGCAGAGATACAGAAACACCACGAACTCTAAAAGACATTGGCCAAGCAAGCAACATCAAAAGAAAAGACATTGCTAGATGTTACAGACTATTACTAAGAGAATTGAATTTAAAAATGCCAGTAGTTGATCCAATCAAATGTATTTCAAGAATTGCAAGTAAGGCAGGACTATCAGAAAAAACAAAAAGAAAGGCAACTAAAATTTTACAAACTGCTGAAGAAAATAAAATTTCAGCAGGAAAAGATCCAATGGGATTAGCAGCTGCTGCACTCTATGTAGCATGTGTCACAAACGGAGAAAACAAAACACAAAGAGATGTTGCAGAAGCTGCAGGAGTGACCGAAGTCACAATTAGAAATAGATACAAAGGCTTGAAAGTAGCATTAAATCTCTAAGGAAGGCTCTTTTTTAGAATAAAAACGATTTACAAATAAAATTGAAACAGAGACAACTCCAGATATTAGCAACAATATTTCCAAGGAAGACATTAGGGGGTAAGAGAATGCTTCCTCAATTGAAATGGAGTTTAATTGTGAAATGAAATTTGCATAAGAGAAGACAAAATAATTCATAGCCCAATGAATCAAAAGAGAGGCCACAAATCCATACCTCAGATAAACCCATCCCAATACAATGCCACTAGCAGCGGCTTGGGCAAATTTTCCTTCAGTCCAAGATTCAGCAAATGCAATATGAGCAAATCCAAAGAAAATACCTACAAAGGCAATTAGCAAAAATGCTTTTTTGTAATCATAAATTTTTAGTGAACTAGGAGCCCATAAACATTTGATAAAATATTTGGGAGAAGATTTGTGTGAGTATAACGCAAACAGTGGAATGCCTATCAAAATTAGGCGAAATCCAAATTCTTCAATCAAAGGTGCAAGTGAGACGTAAAAGAACTGAATCAGATTATTGTCATCGAGAGGAGGTACAGTCACTATGCCGAATGCCTCTTGGACGAAATTAATTACTACAGAAACCAGGATTAAGATTGAAAACCATTTTGTAATTCCAATCATATAGTTTGTCGAGGTGTTAAATTTTCCAAAAGAGATTATCGATGAAATTGATTTTAAAAATCCATGTTTTGGACCTAAAATTGCAATTGTAAATAGCGCAGCATAAAAAATCCACAAAACAACAAATGCATCTCCAATGGTCACATCCAGTGGAGATTGATAAAAGTCGGTACCGTCAAAAATACTCAGATGTGTTATAGGATATTCAAAATTAATATCATCTCCAATGTCGCTTTCAAAAACAATGTAGATTCCCATAGGAAATGAAACCAGCAGTAAACCAAGAATAATTGATTGTAATGCAGTAAACGGAATTCCAAGGAATTGAAGAAGTCTATTGGAATGTTCCAATGTATTCTAATGTAATTCTATAGTGTCTGCAGCAAAACCCAAATTAATCAAAGTGTCTTTGATACTATCTCTATGATCACCCTGTAAGAAAATGTAACCTTCTTTGGCAGTACCACCACAAGCATATTTGTTTTTTAGTTCTTTGGCGACAGTTTCTAAATTATTTAGTTTAGGATCTAGCCCTTCAATCATAGTACCTTTTTTCTTAAATCTTCTAGTTTCTAATCTAATAATTATTTTAGTGCTATCTTTGGCAAGTTCACCACATGCACACAAGTCTTCTGGTAGACCACAAGTATTACAAATTACTGCCATTCGTTCGAAATAAATTCAATTGTACGCACTATTAAGCCTTGTTTGAATTATTCATACAAATTAAAAATAAACGGATTTTTTAGATAGAAAATCAAAGAACAGTAATGTCAAAAGATCTTACAAAAAAAGCTGCTGAAATGCTGTTAAATGGTGCAACATTACTTGGAGATCCGTGTCCATATTGTAGAGGAGTTAGAGTAATGAAAGAAGGGCATGCATTATGTATCAATTGTGGACGGGAGCCAGAAAAAAAGGACATTAAATTAGAAGAATCACCTCAGAGCAAAAAATCAGGACTAGAAGAAACTCTTGAAAGGAAATTGCAAGTACTCTCAAAAGAACTTGAAGGAGAAGCAAACCATGAAAAACAGCAGGAAATTCTAAAATCAGTTAATTCAGTGCTAGAAACATTAGAAAAAATCAGAGGAAAACAATAAAGTTTTTATGTAAAAATTCGGATGTCGAGGTATAATGAGTAGCAACAAGAAATCAGCACCACTTCCAGCATCAAGTGGAGGATTGATGAGATTCTTTGAAGATGAAACAAAGGGATTCAAAATAGATCCAAGAATAGTAGTATCCATTCCAATTAGTTTAATCGTAGTTTCATGGGTAATTGATCTTTTCCTAGCTCCGTGAAGAAACAATGGAACAAGAATCAGACGATGTTTCAAATATACACAATAGGTTCTCCCTTACTCTAGTTAATCCATCATCACATTATTTTTCATTAGTTGTATCATTAGTAGTAGCCTCAGTGATGGTTCTTGCAACATATTTTGGTTATTTGGGCAATCTAGGTTTTGAGCAAAATTGGTACAGGCTGCCAATTGTGTTAGGAGTACTAGTTGCAACCCAGTTACTAGATACAAGATTTTCAAAGAAAAAAGAATTTTCAAAGTCACTGCATTCATCACTTTTTGGAAACATGTTATGGACAGTAACTGTTCTGATGGGCATACTGTCAAGTGTTGTTTTAGCAAAAGAGATAGAATTATTCTTTATAGTTTTTGGATTATTACTTTTTGCAAGTTTCAGAATAGGAATTTACACTACAACGCTTGGAGCAAGTCTCAAAAAAGCCTGGGCAATTTGTTTCATCCAGCCATTGGCAATGTATTTTGTATTAATCCCACAAGATATGTGGCTCTCAATACTTTACGAGCCAGTAGGATTAGCATACGGGATTTCATTTATGATAATTGCCAGTGTATGGTCAGTTCTTACAGATAGAGCTGGTAGGCCAGGGATGGAGAGCACACATAAAACAATTCAGGCATATCTTGCATCACAAGGAAATGATTTCGAGGATGCCGAAGAACTAATGGAGCAACGCTCAAGCGAAACCAAAGTCACCACATCACAATTAAGATTGTCATCACCCAATGGAAAAACAGACTTTAGAATGGTGTTACCAGAGATACATCCAGGACCATATCACCCAGTAGGAGGAAGTAACATCCCATATTTGATTTACAAAAATTTATCATCATCTGCAATGGTAATGCACAGCATTTCTGATCACTCGTTGAATTTGCCATCAAGAAATGAAGTGGAGAGTTATTTAAAAAAAATAGAAGACAGTAAAGTCAAAGAAGAAGGATTGCATTGCACAGAACCAGTAACAGTTCAAATAAACAAAGCAAGAGTCACAGGATTACTATTTGGTAATAATCCATTGTTGTTTTTGTCCCTATCACCACATGGTATGGAAGACATTCCAAGTTACATGAAAACAGAGATTGAGCAGTATGCTGAGAATAGAAATTATGCAAGAGCGATGATAGTGGATTGCCATAATGCAATGGGCGAGGAGATTTCAAAAGAAGACGGGGAAGACATGTTAAAAGCTGCCAAGTCTTGTTTAGATTCTCTGATTACAAAAGAAAGTTACCCAATAGAGTTCGGTTATGCCAATTCTGATGACATGGATGTTTGGACAGAGGATTTAGGAATGGGTGGATTAGGAGTGGTATGCTTGGTAATTAATTCAAAAAAATACTTTCTAGGTTGGGCAGATGCAAACAATATGGAAAACGGAATCAGAGAGAAAATTATAGATAACTTTTCCAAAAGAGACTATAATTTGTTAGAAATTTGTACATCAGATACTCATTATGCACCAGTAAAAGCTAGAAACAGGAATGGGTATTATCAATTAGGATTAATCACAAGTGCTGACAAACTTTCAAAGTGGTTTTTAGAGATTGCCAAGGTTGCAGAATCAGAAACAACAACTGCAAAATTTGAAATTTTAGAAAATGAGGCAAATGTCAAAGTCATGGGGCAGGGAATATACGAAGACTATTCAAAAGCACTAGATAATTCATTAAAAATTACAAAAGCATTTGTCATAGGCGGAGTACTGTTTTTCATAACTAGTTTGTTTCTATAGTCTTCATCTGATCAATATTTCCATAAAATTCATCAATAAATGAAGAGAATTGAAAAATTGGAACGATTGGGACATTTTCAATGAAGTTTATTTTATCTTCATATAATGTAACAATTACAGGTACTGCCATCGAACCGGGAGTTTTTTCTACATAGTGTTTTGTTCTCTCAATTTGTTTTTTAACTGCAGTTTGTAATGCTGAAGAACTGTATCGTTTCCAATGTTTGCAATCAATTAAAATTGCAATACCCAATCTAATTCCAATTACATCAATTTCCATACGAGGTTTTGTAAGAATCATATTTTTTATGACTGCAAAATTTTTAGACGATAATATTTCCCCAGTTAAACCTTCAAAATCCCTCCAATCAAGAGCAACGGAAATTTCATCTATAGGATGGCCTTTCTCAAGTAATTTGACCGCAATTTTTAATTTGTCACCATCTTCAAAATAATAATTTTCATCTTTTTTTGAGCCAATATCATTTTTTATAAATTCTTCAAGAATCATTTTAGAATCAGCAAGACTCATTTTTGTAACAGCTGAAAAATCCTCAGCAGATACACCACCTTGAATAACACCACTCAATCCATTGACCATCTTAGGGTAAATTTTCAACTTTATTTTTTGACTCATGGAGTGATATAGGTTTTAAGAACTATTAACTGGAAGTTATTATGATATAGATTTTATTACAAGCTTTTAAAAATAATAGCATGAAAAAATTGCTAGTCATACTGCTAGCTCTTTCAATTATAACTTTGATGAATAGTGAAGCATGTGCAGAAAAAAATACATTTTTTGATTCAGTTAAATTCATTCAATATTTGGATGAAAATACAGCATTAGAAGAAGTAAGAAATGGAAATCTTGATGTGTATTATTATAGAATTGCATCAGACAGATTAGAAAATCTTCAATCAAGAGAAGGGTTACAGGTTTTTGATTCTACAGGAGGATCATATAGCATATTAGTGAACCCTGCAGAATCAGAAAAATTCAATCCGTTTTCAAATAGAGACATCAGATTTGCATTGAATTATTTGGTAGATAGAAAATTAATTGTAAATGAATTGATGGGCGGGTACGGAGCCCCGATTATTTCTTACTACAGCCCATCAGATCCAGAATATCTCACCATTATCAAGCAGTTGGAATCATTTAATTTTAAATTCAATCCTACCCTTGCTAATGAAATAATCACCAAAGTCCTAGAAGAGAAAGGAGCCCAAAAAATTGATGGAAAGTGGCAAATTTCAAGCAATCCTATAGAAATTACGATTTTCATAAGAAGTGATGATCCTGTTAGAAAATCAATTGGTGAAATATTATCAGTTGAACTGGAAAAGATTGGATTTACTGTCAAAAAAGATTTTGGTGATTTAAACAAAGCATTTGTCGTAGTGTATGGCTCCAATCCTTCAGATTTGAAATGGAGTTTATACACTGAAGGATGGGCTCGCTCTGCATTTGTAAGATATGATTCAGTGGGACTGGGGCAGATGTACTCTCCTTGGTTTTCAAACATGCCAGGATTTAACGATATGTCATATTGGAATTACAAAAATGACAAATTAGATTCATTGACTCAAAAAATTTACACAGGTGATTTTGAATCATCAGAAAAAAGATCCGAATTAATTCAAGAAGCAGTTGTTGAAGGGATTAATGAGTCAGTCAGGGTTTTTTTAGCAAGTAAAGTTGATCAATATGTAGCAAATGAGAAAGTTTCAGGAATTGTAAATGACTTTGGTGCAGGAGTTCCAAGTAGATTCACACCAATTAATGCTAAAAGTAACAGTGACGAATTTGTAATTGGAGTCAAACAAATCTATCAAGGAGCTTGGAATCCAGTTATGGGATTAACAGATAGTTATAGTAGACACATTTGGGGAATCATATCAGATCCTGGAACATTCAAGCATCCGTTCACCGGTGAGACAATTCCTGTTAGAGCAAATTGGAAAGTAGAAACGGCAGGGCCTAATGACAAACTTGGCATTCCAATCGAATCAAAAATATGGAATCCAATATTGCAGGAATGGTCTAATGTAAAAGAAGATTCAGAGGCAATAAGCAAAATAACATTTGATTTTAAATTTAGTAATTGGCACAATGGAGAAGAAATGGACATGAATGATATTCTTCATTCATTATATTTTACAATAGAATGGGGCACACAGACGGATGAAAATGATAGAACATTTGATACAGAATTCACTCCAAGAGCTGCTCAGAGTATTCAGACAATCAAAGGAGTGAATGTGATTGATGAGGATACCATTGAGGTTTACGTAGACTATTGGCATTTTGATAAAGGAGAGATTGCAGAATGGGCATTATTGTGGAGTTCAATGCCATGGGAAATAATTGATGCAATGGAAAAAGCAGTAATTGACGGAAAAGCCTCATTTTCAAGATCAGGCGCTACAAGTAAAAATGTAAGCTGGCTATCATTAATCATTCCAAAGGATTCAAATACCATCAAAGGTTATTTGCAAGAATTCAAAAATACACACTACATTCCAAATGCGCTCAAAGACTCTAGAGATTCAGAGTATTTTCAAAACAGATATGATTCATCAATTAAATGGGTTGAGGCCA
It contains:
- a CDS encoding ABC transporter substrate-binding protein → MKKLLVILLALSIITLMNSEACAEKNTFFDSVKFIQYLDENTALEEVRNGNLDVYYYRIASDRLENLQSREGLQVFDSTGGSYSILVNPAESEKFNPFSNRDIRFALNYLVDRKLIVNELMGGYGAPIISYYSPSDPEYLTIIKQLESFNFKFNPTLANEIITKVLEEKGAQKIDGKWQISSNPIEITIFIRSDDPVRKSIGEILSVELEKIGFTVKKDFGDLNKAFVVVYGSNPSDLKWSLYTEGWARSAFVRYDSVGLGQMYSPWFSNMPGFNDMSYWNYKNDKLDSLTQKIYTGDFESSEKRSELIQEAVVEGINESVRVFLASKVDQYVANEKVSGIVNDFGAGVPSRFTPINAKSNSDEFVIGVKQIYQGAWNPVMGLTDSYSRHIWGIISDPGTFKHPFTGETIPVRANWKVETAGPNDKLGIPIESKIWNPILQEWSNVKEDSEAISKITFDFKFSNWHNGEEMDMNDILHSLYFTIEWGTQTDENDRTFDTEFTPRAAQSIQTIKGVNVIDEDTIEVYVDYWHFDKGEIAEWALLWSSMPWEIIDAMEKAVIDGKASFSRSGATSKNVSWLSLIIPKDSNTIKGYLQEFKNTHYIPNALKDSRDSEYFQNRYDSSIKWVEANNHAVISNGPFYLESYSPESRTITVKEFTDESYPFKIGKWEQFEKAKFPEIKKIDMKNTLQKGAELNMIVNAENSDSVLYFLTNSDGNMISSKKIEIDGGDITISIPSETTKDLGVGASNIKIFAISNSVLKPDFYESSFIVTEKEEKLPTNIPSNKVFVENESNMWFLIIPIVVIFLSIIFLKKRLQAKP
- the cofD gene encoding 2-phospho-L-lactate transferase; translation: MITVLAGGTGSVKLVRGLVAQESKVNVISNVGDNYWLYGLYVCPDIDTIVYGLADLLDQERGWGMKKDTFNFLRQMEVFGEETWFRVGDRDAATHLIRTNMLKNGKNLSDITKWMCEKFAVSANIIPVTDNSIETRITTDKGELHLQEYWVKHRGKDPVLGIQYIGADKARPNPEAVNAIHDADMVILAPGNPLTSIGPMLQIKGIRKELSKIKKKVVAVSPLIGENAISGPAAKYMQAAGIESNAYGLAKMYSDVCSNIILDSKDRLLTKKIQSLDMRVFETKITMKNKLAEDALANFILKQVHV
- the yciH gene encoding stress response translation initiation inhibitor YciH, yielding MAVICNTCGLPEDLCACGELAKDSTKIIIRLETRRFKKKGTMIEGLDPKLNNLETVAKELKNKYACGGTAKEGYIFLQGDHRDSIKDTLINLGFAADTIELH
- a CDS encoding CPBP family glutamic-type intramembrane protease — encoded protein: MEHSNRLLQFLGIPFTALQSIILGLLLVSFPMGIYIVFESDIGDDINFEYPITHLSIFDGTDFYQSPLDVTIGDAFVVLWIFYAALFTIAILGPKHGFLKSISSIISFGKFNTSTNYMIGITKWFSILILVSVVINFVQEAFGIVTVPPLDDNNLIQFFYVSLAPLIEEFGFRLILIGIPLFALYSHKSSPKYFIKCLWAPSSLKIYDYKKAFLLIAFVGIFFGFAHIAFAESWTEGKFAQAAASGIVLGWVYLRYGFVASLLIHWAMNYFVFSYANFISQLNSISIEEAFSYPLMSSLEILLLISGVVSVSILFVNRFYSKKEPSLEI
- the cofC gene encoding 2-phospho-L-lactate guanylyltransferase, with protein sequence MKIAAIIPVKTFSNAKTRLDLSPAKIENLCEIMLEEILHTISISPQIDKTIIVTKEEKAIEIGKKFNAVVLIDEKEESVNSAVSIADKYLLENKYDASIVFPQDIPYIKTQDIDFMLNYKAPPNFAIIIPSRRFDGTNALARMPIDLMETHYDEDSYKIHMNTAKEHTLNVAMVFVKRIMWDVDNIEDLKFLLEQNEKPHIAEKIKKILEIN
- a CDS encoding Sjogren's syndrome/scleroderma autoantigen 1 family protein, whose amino-acid sequence is MSKDLTKKAAEMLLNGATLLGDPCPYCRGVRVMKEGHALCINCGREPEKKDIKLEESPQSKKSGLEETLERKLQVLSKELEGEANHEKQQEILKSVNSVLETLEKIRGKQ
- a CDS encoding preprotein translocase subunit Sec61beta; amino-acid sequence: MSSNKKSAPLPASSGGLMRFFEDETKGFKIDPRIVVSIPISLIVVSWVIDLFLAP
- a CDS encoding transcription initiation factor IIB; its protein translation is MVKKVNPKDRCPRCGQGTVVTDANTGENFCGKCGFVITDKVEESGPEWRSFSNEGENKSRAGVPTSLAMHDMGLATVINPQNRDATGKPLTASMKSTIERLRTWDSRSQVHEPVDRNFRQAFSELDRLKDKLAVGDAVIEKAAYIYRKALEKGLVRGRSISALIASALYAACRDTETPRTLKDIGQASNIKRKDIARCYRLLLRELNLKMPVVDPIKCISRIASKAGLSEKTKRKATKILQTAEENKISAGKDPMGLAAAALYVACVTNGENKTQRDVAEAAGVTEVTIRNRYKGLKVALNL
- a CDS encoding DUF2070 family protein; protein product: MEQESDDVSNIHNRFSLTLVNPSSHYFSLVVSLVVASVMVLATYFGYLGNLGFEQNWYRLPIVLGVLVATQLLDTRFSKKKEFSKSLHSSLFGNMLWTVTVLMGILSSVVLAKEIELFFIVFGLLLFASFRIGIYTTTLGASLKKAWAICFIQPLAMYFVLIPQDMWLSILYEPVGLAYGISFMIIASVWSVLTDRAGRPGMESTHKTIQAYLASQGNDFEDAEELMEQRSSETKVTTSQLRLSSPNGKTDFRMVLPEIHPGPYHPVGGSNIPYLIYKNLSSSAMVMHSISDHSLNLPSRNEVESYLKKIEDSKVKEEGLHCTEPVTVQINKARVTGLLFGNNPLLFLSLSPHGMEDIPSYMKTEIEQYAENRNYARAMIVDCHNAMGEEISKEDGEDMLKAAKSCLDSLITKESYPIEFGYANSDDMDVWTEDLGMGGLGVVCLVINSKKYFLGWADANNMENGIREKIIDNFSKRDYNLLEICTSDTHYAPVKARNRNGYYQLGLITSADKLSKWFLEIAKVAESETTTAKFEILENEANVKVMGQGIYEDYSKALDNSLKITKAFVIGGVLFFITSLFL